One Sulfoacidibacillus ferrooxidans DNA window includes the following coding sequences:
- a CDS encoding aminotransferase class IV translates to MLETLRLDHGEYTLFERHMARLATTAQFFNIGLDLEMVVDRLKEHARHYPSMKRKVRLLVSQSGEVRVESGVLHELTGFAQKVAVARNPILKNNLFLYHKTTRREMYQYDQHEYPGVFDVVLWNEDREVTECTNGNIVVELDGRMLTPARSCGLLAGTFRAQLLDEGILEEIVLHRSDLERVTKMWMINSVRGWVPIELIDESIFF, encoded by the coding sequence TTGTTAGAAACTCTTCGATTAGACCATGGCGAGTATACTTTGTTTGAACGGCACATGGCTCGCTTAGCAACAACTGCACAGTTTTTCAATATTGGTCTTGATCTAGAAATGGTTGTTGATCGATTGAAGGAACATGCTAGGCATTATCCTTCAATGAAACGCAAAGTTCGTCTTTTAGTGTCTCAGTCTGGTGAAGTTCGGGTAGAAAGTGGAGTGCTACATGAGCTTACTGGATTTGCACAAAAAGTGGCAGTAGCTAGAAATCCTATTTTAAAAAATAATCTATTTCTCTATCATAAAACTACGCGGAGGGAGATGTATCAGTATGATCAACATGAATATCCCGGAGTCTTTGACGTAGTACTTTGGAATGAGGATCGTGAAGTGACTGAATGTACGAATGGAAATATCGTAGTAGAACTAGATGGGCGCATGTTGACTCCAGCTCGTTCCTGTGGATTACTGGCAGGTACTTTTCGAGCACAATTACTTGACGAAGGAATTCTTGAAGAAATCGTGTTGCATCGGTCTGATTTAGAAAGAGTTACAAAAATGTGGATGATCAATAGTGTGCGTGGTTGGGTACCTATTGAACTGATAGACGAATCGATCTTTTTTTGA
- a CDS encoding LysE/ArgO family amino acid transporter codes for MLLAALHGFLLAVALILPIGMQNGFIIGQGALHKRWFGALPAVITAALCDTLLVSLAVIGVSSAALHITWLRYAFGALGILFLLYIGSITWRDSSKIEQHETATAWSPKRQIKFAASVSLLNPHALIDTLAVIGGSALMYTSWPDKFAFGIACVAVSWIWFFVLVILGHVTGRVAVKKSSLGLINRISAIMMWSSAIYLSYIIYTFK; via the coding sequence ATGCTTTTAGCTGCACTTCATGGATTTCTTTTAGCAGTTGCACTCATCCTTCCCATCGGTATGCAAAATGGCTTTATTATTGGCCAAGGTGCGCTTCACAAGCGCTGGTTTGGTGCCTTACCAGCTGTGATCACGGCAGCCCTATGTGACACTCTTTTAGTCTCATTAGCAGTAATAGGCGTATCCTCGGCTGCGCTTCACATAACCTGGTTGCGGTATGCATTTGGTGCGCTTGGCATCTTGTTTTTGCTGTATATTGGTTCAATAACCTGGAGAGACAGCTCTAAGATAGAGCAACATGAGACTGCTACCGCATGGTCGCCAAAAAGACAGATCAAATTTGCCGCGTCCGTATCATTACTCAATCCACATGCACTCATTGATACATTAGCCGTGATTGGCGGGAGCGCCCTCATGTATACCTCTTGGCCAGATAAGTTCGCTTTTGGCATTGCATGTGTAGCCGTCTCGTGGATATGGTTTTTTGTTTTAGTCATTCTTGGGCATGTGACCGGACGCGTTGCAGTAAAAAAATCATCACTAGGTCTCATCAATCGAATCTCTGCCATCATGATGTGGAGCTCTGCCATCTACCTTAGCTATATCATCTATACCTTCAAGTGA
- a CDS encoding FAD-binding oxidoreductase: MIATEIFDQLSALIGMDKVSVNVCVREQHGKDESYNSPSLPDLVVFPESTDDVITVVNFSAKYQIPIVPFGSGSGLEGSAIPVRGGISLDMNRMNRILEIRSEDFLVRVQSGVTKDQLNHFLKPYGLFFAVDPGANATLGGMAATNASGTTTVRYGAMRENVRAIEVVLANGTVIHTGTLAAKSSSGYNLNGLFVGSEGTLGVFTELWIKVWGIPESIVCARAEFPDITSCVEASTAVVSAGIPIVRMELVDSPYIEAFNHYRSSGFSVVPHLFLEFRGTSESVMADVRVTQELMKDEGCTHFVFVSGEKERQQMWEVRHHALYAFMHQHVGLRHMGSDVCVPISMIADAVRNAKELLCTMELQGAVLGHVGDGNFHVSLAVNVDCKEDLSRAHAFNERLVALALRVGGTCTGEHGVGLGKMKYQEKEHGTALETMRLIKSVLDPQHLLNPGKLIDPS, from the coding sequence ATGATAGCCACCGAAATATTTGATCAGTTAAGCGCTCTTATAGGAATGGATAAAGTGTCTGTCAATGTATGTGTTCGAGAGCAACATGGAAAGGATGAATCTTATAATTCACCTTCACTGCCTGATCTCGTCGTTTTCCCTGAATCGACTGACGATGTAATTACCGTTGTGAATTTTTCTGCAAAATATCAGATACCTATCGTGCCCTTTGGCAGTGGCAGTGGACTCGAAGGAAGTGCGATCCCTGTGAGGGGTGGGATCTCTCTTGACATGAATCGAATGAATCGCATACTAGAGATTCGATCAGAGGATTTTCTAGTACGAGTTCAATCTGGTGTGACAAAGGATCAGCTTAATCATTTTTTGAAGCCCTATGGGTTATTTTTTGCCGTAGATCCTGGCGCAAATGCAACATTAGGTGGTATGGCGGCAACCAATGCCAGCGGAACGACTACTGTTCGATATGGAGCGATGCGGGAGAATGTGCGTGCTATAGAAGTTGTCCTGGCGAATGGAACTGTGATTCATACGGGAACCTTGGCAGCAAAATCATCTTCTGGATACAATCTGAACGGGCTTTTTGTTGGCTCTGAAGGGACTCTAGGTGTGTTTACCGAATTGTGGATCAAGGTATGGGGAATACCGGAAAGCATTGTATGCGCGAGAGCAGAATTTCCCGATATTACATCTTGTGTCGAGGCATCTACTGCTGTAGTCAGCGCAGGGATTCCGATTGTACGCATGGAACTTGTTGATTCACCCTATATAGAGGCATTCAATCACTATCGATCAAGCGGTTTTTCTGTTGTGCCACATCTTTTTCTAGAGTTTCGTGGAACGTCAGAAAGTGTAATGGCTGACGTTCGTGTAACACAAGAGTTGATGAAAGATGAAGGTTGTACCCATTTTGTATTTGTCAGTGGTGAAAAGGAGCGTCAGCAAATGTGGGAAGTACGTCACCATGCGCTCTATGCGTTTATGCATCAACATGTAGGGTTACGTCATATGGGCTCGGATGTGTGTGTGCCCATATCAATGATAGCGGATGCAGTAAGGAACGCAAAAGAATTACTGTGTACAATGGAGTTACAAGGAGCCGTATTGGGGCATGTCGGAGATGGCAATTTTCATGTGTCACTAGCTGTGAATGTTGATTGCAAAGAAGATCTATCTCGAGCTCATGCCTTCAACGAAAGATTGGTCGCTCTAGCACTGCGTGTAGGAGGAACTTGTACAGGGGAACATGGTGTTGGGCTTGGCAAAATGAAGTATCAAGAAAAGGAACACGGAACGGCTCTTGAAACGATGAGACTGATCAAGTCTGTTCTTGATCCTCAACATTTGTTGAATCCGGGGAAATTAATCGATCCATCTTAG